DNA sequence from the Minwuia thermotolerans genome:
ACCGCGGTTTCAGGCTCGGCCGGAGCATCCTTGTCGGCGTCCGCGCCCGCCGTCGCAGGAGCCCGGGTTTCGCCGCTCAGAACGACGACGCTGGAGTCCTCCGAGTCCTGGAAAACGAAATAGGCGCCGATGGCGATCACTGCCGCCAGGCCGATGGCGGCGAACAGGGCTCTGTTCAAGAGATTTCCGATCCGCAGTTCACGTCAATCGGGAATTCGTAGTCCTGCAAGCCCGTAACCGCAATGATTCCTTCATGTCAGCCTCCGTGCGGTACCGCCACCGAGACCACCCGGCCGCCCAGGCCATGGACATTGTCATGCGCCCGCACGGTCACCTGGCCGATCTCCGGCGGGATTCTGATATCGGCCCCGCGGGTGAAGGGCTGTTCGCCGACATGGGGATGCAGCAGCTCACGCCGGCCCAGCACCCGGCCCTCGGTCGCCACGACCTCCCAGCCGTCGGCATAGTGTTCCCAGCCCGTATCGCCGTGCCGGACCGTCACGCTGAAGCGGAACATCCCGGGGTCCGCAGGCGATGCGGCGACCTCCACGGTGACCACGTCGGCCTCGCCGGCCATTGACCGAGTCGCGCCGAACGGCGAGATAAGTGCGACGGTCACCAGGATCAGAGCGATCTTCCGCATGTCAGAGATAGCCTCCATCTGCATCTACTGCGGCTCCAGCAGCCGCGCCAGCGAGGCCCATCTCGACGCCGCGGCCCGGCTGGGCAGGCTGATCGCGGAGAGCGGCCGCACGATCATCTACGGCGGCGGCCGGCTCGGCCTGATGGGCCGGATCGCGCAGGGCGGCCTGGCCGGCGGCGGCACCGTGGTCGGCATCATCCCCGAACATCTCTACAAGGTCGAGGTCCAGAACGAGGACGTCACCGAACTGCTGGTCGTGGACACGATGCATACGCGCAAGGCCGAGATGGTGCGCCGCGCCGACGCCTTCTGCGTGCTGCCGGGCGGTATCGGCACCCTGGACGAACTGGTCGAGATCCTGACCTGGCGGCAGCTCGAGCTGCACGACAAGCCCGTGGTCGTGGTCAATCAGGACGGCTATTTCGAACCGTTCCGCGCCCTGCTCGCTCACTTCATCGAGCACCGCTATGCGGGGCCGGCGCTTCTCGGGTTCGTCAGTTTCGTCGATCGCGTCGAGGACGTTCTGCCACTGCTGGAAGCCTCGCCGGCGGAGCGGTTCGAGGAACACCCCGAGAAGATCTGACCGGGCGTCGGGACAATTGGTCCCGCTTGCGCCGATGGTCCGAACGACCAGTTCCGTCCACGAAAGGACCGGTGTGGCCGGTCCGGGTGTCAGCGAAACGGCAAACGAGAAGAACGATGGACCGCCAGGAAGAATATGCCCGGAAGATGCACGCCCGCCTGAAACAGGCGGACATGGACATCGTCAAGCTGGAAGAGAGCGCCGAACGCTCCGATGTCGGCGGTTCCAGCGAGTACGAGGAATACATCCGCGAACTGCGCGAACGGCGCCAGCAATTGCGCGACCGCTGGGAGGAGGCCAAGGACCAGAGCGACGACAGCTGGGAGGGTTTCCTGCGCGGCCTCGACAATGCCTGGGACGATCTGCAGCGCACCTTCGAGAAGGCCCGCGCCAGGATGCGCTGATCGCCAGGGCGGTCATGCAACGGTAAGAAAAGCGGCACAAATACGTCAGAATCAGCGGCTATCTCCTGCCGTCATCGCGCCGGCAGCACGGGGCGCACGTGCTTGCACCGCTGACTGGGCGGCGGCTTTGCGCTATGGGACGGAGCGGCGGGCAGGCCGCCGACAGAACGGAGGGCCGCGAAGATGGGCGAGACGGTATTCGACAACGCGCAGATCGTCCTGCGCGACCGCGTCGTCACCGGCTCGCTGGTTCTGCGTGACGGGCGCATCGCTGCCTTGTCCGAAGGCCCCGGCGCCACGGGCGAGGATATCGACGGCGACTTCCTGCTGCCCGGCCTGATCGAGCTGCACACCGATTTCCTGGAGGGCTGCTACCTGCCGCGGCCGAAGGTGAAATGGAACCCGGTCGCGGCGGTGCTGTCCCACGACGCCCAGGTCGCGGCCAGCGGAATCACCACGGTGTTCGATGCGCTGCGCGTCGGCGACGACGCCGATTCGGTGAACATCGGCGAGGACGCCATGGTGCTGGCCGGCGCGATTTCCGATGCGCTGGACGCCGACATGACCCGCGCCGACCATCTGCTGCATATCCGCTGCGAGCTGTCGGCCGACAACGCCGCCGACGAGTTCGAGCGCATGGCGGAAAGCCCCCGCATCCGTCTGGTCTCGCTGATGGATCACACCCCCGGCCAGCGGCAGTTCACCGATCTCGACCAGTTCCGGACCTATTACGGCGGCAAGACCGGCTGGCCGACCGAGAAGCTGGACGCCTTCATCACCGACCGGCAGGCGCGCGGCGCCCGGGTTGCGCCAGACAACCGGCGGCGCATCGTCGAGCGCGCGCGCAGCATGGGACTGGCGCTCGCCAGCCATGACGACGCCACCGCCGGCCATGTCGCCGAAGCCGTCGCCGACGGCGTCGCCATCGCCGAGTTCCCGACCCGCGAGGAAGCCGCCCGCGCCTCCCACGGGCATGGCATGAAGGTGCTGATGGGGGCGCCCAACGTCGTCCGGGGCGGTTCGCATTCGGGCAACATCGCCGCCGCCGAGTTGGCGCGGCTGGGGCTGCTGGACATCCTGTCCTCGGATTACATCCCCTACAGCCTGCTGCAAGCGGCGTTCGACCTGCCCCACCACGCGCCGGAGATGAATCTCGCCGACGCCGTGCGCACCGTGACGGTCAACCCCGCGGAAGCCACCGGCCTCGCCGACCGGGGCGAGATCGCCGAGGGCCTGCGCGCCGATCTCGTCCGCATCCGGCTGGTGGACGGCCTGCCGGTCGTGCGCGGCGTATGGCGCGAGGGAAGGAGGGTCGCATGAACGATATTGCCGGCGAGATCCTGCACCTGCTGGCTGCGCGCGGCGGCCGGATGTACGGCAACGAGGCCGTGACCCAGCTCGCCCACGGGGTACAGTGCGCCCTGCTGGCCGAACGGGACGGCGCCAGCCCGGCCACGATCACCGCGGCGCTGCTGCACGACTACGGGCACCTGTTGCTGGACGACGACGCCGAGGCCGCGAACCAGGGCAAGGACTTGCGTCACGAGGCGATCGGCGCCGATGAACTGGCAAAATGGTTCGGCCCCGCCGTGACCGAGCCGGTGCGGCTGCATGTCGACGCCAAGCGCTTTCTCTGCGCCACGGATCTGGAGTACTTCGCCATGCTCTCGCCGGCCTCCGTTACCTCGCTGGCGGTGCAGGGCGGGCCTTTCACGGGCCGGGAGGCCGAGCACTTCGTCCACCGTCCCTTCGCGCAGGAAGCCGTGATGCTCCGCCGCTGGGACGACCTGGCCAAGGACCCGGCGATGCGCACCCCGCCGATCCAGCATTTCCGCCGGTCCGTCGAAGCCTCGCTGGAGGACTGACCGAAGCCCTGCGGGGGGCGGACGCCGGACGCATCCGCCCCACTTCCGGCTCAGTCGGCGGATCCGTTCCCGGTCATGGCGCCGTAGACCATGTTGCGCAGGATCGCGCGCACCTTCACCCGGTTCTTGGGCGACTGCATCATGTAGACGAGGAACATGTCGTTCGTGGGATCGGCAAAGTAGTAGGTGCCGGCCGCGCCGCCCCAGTAGTACTCGCCCGGAACGCCGTTCGCGGGCGAGACGCCGCGGTCCAGACGCACGCCGAAACCGAGGCCGAAACCATAACCCGGCCCGGGCAGATAGTACTTGCCGGGTCCGATGCGGTCGCCGAGGTGATCGGCGGTCATGAAGGCCACTGTCTCCGGCGAGAGGATCCGCGCGCCGTCAAGTTCGCCGCCGTTCAGCAGCATCTGTGCGAAACGCGCGTAGTCGTGCACCGTCGAGTGCAGACCGCCGCCGCCGGATTCGAAGGCCCGCTCGGCGGCCGGATCGTGCATGGTGATGGGACCGACGTTCATGTCGTCGGCACGGGCCTCGGCGAGCCGCGCCTGGTCGGCCGGATCGGCGACCCGGAACATGGTGTCCTCCATGCCGAGCGGGTCGAAGATGCGGTCCTGGAAGACCTCACCGAGCGGCCGGCCCTCGACGACCTCGATCACGGCGCCCAGAACATCGGTCGCGCGGCTGTACTCCCAGACCTGGCCCGGCTGATGTTCCAGCGGCAGGCCGCCGATGACACGGGCGATCTCGCGGTTGTTCAGGCCCGCGCTTTCCAGGTTCATCTCGCTCATCGCCTCGCGCGCGGGACCGGCGCCGAAGAAGCCATAGGTGAGTCCGGCCGTATGGCGCAGCAGGTCCTGAATGGTCATCGCCCGCCTGGCGGGCTCCAGAGTGACATTGCCGTCGGCGTCCTTGCCGGTGGCCACCTGCATCTCCTTGTATTCGGGCAGGTAGGCGTGCACCGGATGGCTCAGGTCCAGCCGGCCCTCCTCGACCAGGATCATCGCCGCGACGGAGGTGATCGGCTTGGTCATGGAATAGATGCGGAAGATGGCGTCCTCGGCCATCGGCTCGCCGCCCTCGGTGCGCTTGCCCATGACCCCCAGATGCGCGATCTGCCCGTCGCGGGCGACCATGACGATGGCGCCCGGGAAGCTGCCGGCCTCGATCTCCTTCGCGATGCGCGCATCCAGCGCCTGCAGCCGGTCGCCGGAGAACCCGAGCGACGCCGGATCCGACGCACGCGGCAGTTCGGCCGCCTGGACCAGCGTCGCGGCGGCGCACGCCACGGATGCCATCATTCCGATCATCTTCAGTTTCATCGTTACCTCCCGGTTCCCGATCATGCTTGTCCGGCAACCGGAGGGCTGTGGCCCCCGGGCGGCCTCTGTCACGGCGGCCATGGCTCGGGACGGCCGGCCGCCTGTATTGCGCCGATCTTGCCGCCGGCATCGGGGCCGTTCAAGCCGCGTATGGAAAACCGCCCGGCGGCGCGTGGCGTCTAGTAGATCGTCCGGGCCATGTGTTCGGGATAGGTCCGGTCGTATTCGTCGCCGTCGAAATCCCGGTCCTGCATCAGCGCCTGCAGCATCTGCCCGGCCGTCGGCACCTCGGAGCGATCCGCCTGCGCCGCCGGGTCCCAGAGGCCCGAGCGCGCGAGCGCCTTCTGGCACTGGAAATAGACGGTCTCGACATGGACCCGGACGATGCAGCGCGGCGTCTTGCCCTCGAAGGCGAAGCTCTCGAGCAGGCCGGGATCGATCGCCAGGTCCGCGCGGCCGTTGACGCGCAGCGTCTCGCCGATGCCGGGGATCATGAAGATGAGCGAGGCGCGGCCGTCGCGCACGATGTTGCGCAGTGAATCCACTCGGTTGTTGCCGCGCCGGTCCGGCAGCATCAGCGTCCGCTCGTCGGCCACCCGGACAAAGCCCGGCGGGTCGCCGCGGGGCGAGACGTCGACGCCCTCCGGCCCGACGGTCGCCAGCATGCAGAACGGCGCGCGGCGCACGAATGCGGCGTATTCCGGAATCAGCGTCGGGCTCTCCTTGACCAGCGCCCGCTCCGGGACCTCGCCGTAGATCGCCTCGAGCTGTTCGATGGTCTGGATTCTGTCCACGGTTCCGCCTCCCGAATGGCTGCCGAGATCGTCACCGCCGTGATACGCTCCCCGCCGGCAGCAGGGGAGGATTATCGATGCCCAGGGTTGAATTCCATTTCGATTTCGGCAGCCCGAACGCCTATCTGGCGCACCGGGTGATTCCCGCGGTCGAGCAGCGCAGCGGCGCGAAATTCGATTATGTGCCGGTCCTGCTGGGCGGGGTGTTCAAGCTGACCGGCAACGTCTCGCCCATGGAGAGCCTGAAGGGCATCCGCAACAAGGCCGAGTACGGCCAGCTCGAGATGAAACGCTTCGTCGAGAACCACCGCATTGCCGGCTTCCGCTGGAACGAGCACTTCCCCGTCAACACGGTGCTGATCATGCGCGGCGCGCTGGCGGCCGAGCGCGATGGCCGGCTGGCGGACTATGTCGAGGCCGTCTTCCGCGCCATGTGGGAGGACAACCGGAAGATGGACGATCCCGGGACCGTCGCGGCGGTGCTGGACGCCGCTGGCCTCGATGGCCGCGCCCTTGTCGAGGCGACGCAGGATCCGGCGATCAAGCAGAAGCTGATCGAGAATACCGAGGCCTCGGTCGAACGCGGCAATTTCGGCAGCCCCACCTTTTTCGTCGGCGACGAGATGTTCTTCGGCAAGGACAAGCTGCGCGACGTCGAGGACGAGATCGCACGCCAGAAGGCGGGCTAGAGTAGCAATTGTCGCTGCCCGTCTTGTCCGGGCAATGACATATTGCGACAAGCGCCGGCCCCGGGATTCTAGAGCGAGCCTTGGGGAGATTGAATTGCCAGTGGAGCTTCGGTGTCATGCCCGCCTTGTGCGGGCATCCGGCCAGATTGTCGACTTGCGGCGAAGCCGCTCCGGACCCCCGCACAGAGGCGGGGGTGACACGCCGAGTGAGTGGCGGTTCAATCAAACAGCGGAACGCTCTAAAGGGACCTACCGCGCCGCCATGCGCGCCCGGACGATACGGGCGACCTCGGCGGTCTCGTTCAGCGGCTCGTATGCGTAGCGCTCCAGCAGCCCCTCGAAGGGCCGGACCAGGCCCGCCTCCCGGAACAGCCGGTGGAAACGGTCGAACTTGGGCGTGCCGCCCGGCAGGCCATGGACCATGACCGGCTTCCCCGTGGCGCAGGCCTCCGAGATCATGTTCACGGAATCCCCGGTGACCACGAAAGCATCGGCGAGGCCCAGCCATCCCAGATAGGGGTTCTCGCCGATCCCTTCCCACCAGAGATGCGGCAGGCCCTCCAGCGCCTCCCGGAGCACGGCGGCGTTCGCCTCGCCGGTGCGGCGCGAGGCGGTGACCAGCAGCCCCGCCCCCTCCCGCTCGGCCAGGGCGCGCAGCTTCGCCGCGAGATCGCGGCCGCTGGCTTCCGTCATCCGGTAGGCCTTGCTGGAGCCGCCCACCAGCACGGCGATCAGCGGGCGCGGCAGATGGGCGACGCTGTCGGCGAAGCGGGCGGCCTCGGTCTCGAGGCGCGCCGGCGTGATGCGGTTCAGCCCGCCCTTGGTGGCGACGACGTTCGCACCGGCCAGCCGGTCATGCTGCGGCGTGACCACGAGGTCGAAATGGCGGGGCGGAATGCCGGGCTTCTGGATCTGGACGGTAAATGTGCGGCCCGCCGAGGCACGGCGGATGGCCGCGGCGATGGCGACGGTCTGGCGGCCGCTGGCGATCAGCAGGTCCGGCCAGGGCGGCCGCAGGTCCGAAGAGCCCGGACCGAGCGCGGCGAAGGGCCTGAGCCACAGGCCGGGCGGCAGGCTGAGCCAGGGCTGGCGGATGGCCACGCGCTTGTCGGTCCACGCGACGTCCATCGCCTCGGCCAGGCCGATGCACTGGTTGAGCATGCCGGCGCCGCCGTTGGAAAGCACCCAGCAGTCGATGTCGCCCGTTGCCGCCAATTCTCCGACCCCGAAAGAAGGAACGGGGAGCGCCGATGACGCTCCCCGTCCGCGATCGTAGACCTGCGGAGACGCGCCGCAAGGGCGCGCCCCGTTTCAGGCCTTACTTGTCGCCGTCTTCCTCTTCGTCGTCCTTGCCGGCCTCCATGCGCGCCTTCAGGGCGGCGCCCAGGATGTCGCCAAGGCTGGCGCCGGAGTCGGAGGAGCCATAATTGGCCACGGCCTCCTTCTCTTCGGCCACTTCCAGCGCCTTCACCGACAGGTTGACCCGGCGGGTCTTGCTGTCGACGTTGATGACGTTGGCGTCGAGCTTGTCACCGACAGCGTAGCGGTCCGGCCGCTGCTCGGAGCGGTCGCGGCTGAGGTCGCCCTTGCGGATGAAGCCCGAAAGGCCTTCCGAAGTCTCGACCTCCAGACCGGCGTCGAGCACGCGGGTGACCGAGCAGGTGACGGTCGCGCCGCGCTTGAGCGACTTCGCGCCGGCGAACGGATCGTTCTCGAGCTGCTTGATGCCGAGGCTGATACGCTCCTTCTCGGTGTCCACATCCAGCACCACGGCGCGGACGTGATCACCCTTGTTGTAGTCGTTCATGGCCTGCTCGGCCGAAGCGTCCCAGCTGAGGTCGGACATGTGGACCATGCCGTCGATCTCGCCGTCCAGGCCGACGAACAGACCGAACTCGGTCTTGTTCTTGACCTCGCCCTCGACGGTCGAGCCCACGGGGTGGGTCTCCGCGAAGTTGTCCCACGGATTGTCCATGGTCTGCTTCAGACCCAGGCTGATGCGGCGCTTCTCCGGATCGACCTCCAGGACCTGCACCGTCACCTCCTGGCTGGTGGAGACGATCTTGCCCGGATGGACGTTCTTCTTGGTCCAGGACATCTCGGAGACGTGGATCAGACCTTCGACGCCGGCCTCCAGCTCCACGAACGCGCCGTAGTCGGTGATGTTGGTGACGCGGCCCGTCAGCTTCGCGCCGACCGGGTACTTCAGCGCCACGCCGTCCCACGGATCTTCCTGCAGCTGCTTCATGCCGAGGCTGATGCGCTGGGTCTCCTTGTTGACCTTGATCACCTGGACCTTGATGGTCTCGCCGATGTTCAGAACCTCGGTCGGGTGATTGACGCGCCGCCAGGACATGTCGGTGACATGCAGCAGGCCGTCGATGCCGCCCAGGTCGACGAACGCGCCGTAGTCGGTGATGTTCTTGACCACGCCGTCGGTGATCATGCCTTCCTCCAGGCGCTGGATCAGCTCCTGGCGGGCCTCGGCGCGGGTCTCTTCCAGCACCGCGCGGCGGGAGACGACGATGTTGCCGCGGCGGCGGTCCATCTTCAGGATCTGGAACGGCTGCGGCGTGTTCATCAGCGGAGTCACGTCACGGATCGGACGGATGTCGACCTGGGAGCCCGGCAGGAACGCCACCGCGCCGGACAGGTCGACAGTGAAGCCGCCCTTGACCCGGCCGATGATCATGCCCTCGACGCGCTCGTTGGCGTCGAAAGACTTGGCCAGCTTCGCCCAGGCTTCCTCGCGGCGCGCCTTGTCGCGGCTGATGACGGCCTCGTGCTGGCCGTTCTCGATGCGCTCGAGATAGACCTCCACCGAGTCGCCCGCATGAATTTCCGGCGGCCGGCCGCCGTTCTGGAACTCGCGCAGCGGGATGCGGCCCTCGGTCTTCAGGCCGATATCGACGATGACGTGGTCATTCTCCACGCCCAGCACGGTTCCCTTTATGACCGAGCCTTCGAGATTGTCTTCGGAGCCATAGGTTTCGTCCAGGAGGGCGGCAAAATCATCCTGGCTCGGGAGCTGAGTGCCAGCTCCGGCGTTAACATCACTCATTTCGAGGGTTCTCTCCTTTCAGCGGCCCGAGGCTTGATTTTGCGACGCCGGGGGCGATCGCAACCTTCGGACCCTCCGCAGCCGGCGTCAGCTCCCGTCCATACGGGACGCGCACGCCTCCAGCGCCGCGGAGAATGCGGCTTCTATATCCAATTTGGTGGTGTCGATCAACACTGCGTCGTCCGCCCGCGCGAGCGGGGCGGTGGCGCGGGCCGAATCCCGGGCGTCGCGGTCCTTCAGGTCCCGCAGAACGGTCTCGTAGGCGACCTCCTGTCCCTGCCCTGTCAGTTCGAGGTGCCGGCGGCGCGCCCGCGCTGCCACATCGGCGGTGACGAACAGCTTCACCCGGGCATCGGGACAGACGACGGTGCCGATATCGCGTCCGTCGAGGACGGCTCCGGGCAGACCGGCCGGCGGGCAGGCGGCGAAGTCTCGTTGCAGCGCGAACAGCGCATCGCGCACCGGCTGCAGCGCGGCCACGCGGGAAGCCATGTTGCCCGTCGCCTCCTCACGCAGGGCCGGATCGGCGAGATCGTCCGGTCCGATCCCTTGTGCCGCCGCCACGGCGGCATCGGTGTCCGCCCCGTCGCCGCCCGCCCTCAACAGCCGCAGCGCCGCCGCACGGTAGAGCGAGCCGGTGTCCAGATAGGCGAAGCCGAAATGCGCCGCCAGCCGGCGGGCGAGGGTTCCCTTGCCGGAAGCCGTCGGGCCGTCCACCGCGATGACCATGCTCATGGGCGTTCCATCCTGCCTTGAATCCGCAGGCGATGATTAACCCCGCAACCGCCCCGCCGCCACCCAGCAATCGGGACGGCGCGCGCCGAAATCCCGCGCCGCGGACGCCGCGGCTGGCGCATCGGGGAACAGTGCGAAACAGGTCGCGCCGGATCCGGACATGCGCGCCAGCAGGCATTCCGGCAGTTCGCCCAGCACCGACAGGATCGTCGCAATTTCCGGCAGCAGCGTTTCGGCCGGCGCCTGCAGGCTGTTGCCCGCCGCCGCGAGATGATGCAGCCAGCGATGGGGATCGGGCTCGACCGTCCAGTCATGGGCAGCGCGCGCGGCAAAGCACCCGGTGCGGCGAAAGCCGGCGAAGACCCGGGGCGTGGAGACCGGCTGCAGCGGGTTGACCAGCAGAACGCCGAAGGGGGCGGGCAGCGCCGCCGGCTCCAGGACTTCGCCGACACCCCGCATAAGTGCGACATGAGAGGCGATGCAGACGGGCACGTCGGCGCCGAGCGCGAGGCCCATCCCGGCCAGATCGCCCTCCTTCAGCCCGCCCTCCCAGAGACGGTTCAGCAGCCTGAGCGCAGCGGCCGCGTCCGCCGAACCGCCGCCGATGCCCGAGGCGACCGGCAGGTTTTTCTCCAGATGCAGCGCCGCGCCGGCGCTGACGCCCAGCCGGCTTCGCAGCGACCGTGCGGCGCGGAGCACCAGGTTCTCCGGGGACTCGGTCAGAAGCGCCCCGAAGGGCCCGGAGACAGTCAGGGACAGCGCCCCGTCGGCCCGGACCGTCGCCGACAGGCGATCGCCGATATCGGTGAACGCGACGAGGCTCTCCAGCAGGTGATAGCTATCGTCGCGGCGGCCCACGACGTGCAGGAACAGGTTCAGCTTGGCCGGCGCGTCCTCGAAAAGCGCGGCCGGCGCAATCGCCTCAGAAGAAGCAGCCACGGAAAGCCCTGGCACCCTCGTCCAGACCGTCGTTCAGCTTCTCGACAATTCGCTCCGCCTGCTCCGGCTCGGGATCGAGCTGCAGGGCGTGACGCCACTGGTAGCAGCTCTCCCGGCGGCGGCCGACATGCCAGAGCGCATCGCCCAGATGATCGTTGATCGTCGGATCCTCGGGCCTCAGTTCGACGGCGCGTTCCAGTTGCTTGACCGCGTTTTCGAAGTCGCCCTTCTGGTAATAGGCCCAGCCCAGGCTGTCGACGATGTAGCCATCGGTCGGCCGCAGGTCGACGGCCTTCTGGATCATGGCCACCGCCTTTTCCAGGTTCACGCCCTGATCGGCCCAGGAGTAGCCCAGATAGTTCATCACCAGCGGCTGATTGGGATTCAGCTCCAGGGCCTTGAGCAAGTCGGACTCGGCCTGCTTCCAGCGCTGGGTTCGCTCCAGGGCGATGCCACGGGCGTAGAACAGCGACCAGTGCCTCGCGCCAGGCGTCTCGATGCGTTCGATCGCCTCGGCGTAGACCCTGGCCGCCTCGTCGAAGCGGCGGTGACCCCTCAGGACGTCGGCCAGCGTCGCCAGAGTGGTGATGTTCTGCTTGCGCTGGTCCGCCATCGTGCGCAGCAGCGATATCGCATCGTCGGTATGGCCCAGCGTGTCGAGGGCCCAGGCGACGCGGATGTTGGCGCCCCACTTGTAAGGCGACTCGCCATCGATCCGCCGGTAGGAGGACATGGCGGCGTCCCAGCGGCCGCTTTCCTCCTGCATGTCGCCCAACAGCGCGTAGCCGACATCCAGATCGGGACGGACGTGCAGCGCCAGCCTGAGATAGACCAGCGAGACGTCGTTGACCGCATCCCGCGCCAGCGCCGACGCAGCGCCATAGAGCGCTTCTGCTGCGCCATCCCCGGCGTCGATGACCGGGAAGGCATCGGCGACCGGCCGTTCGCCGGTCAGATAGGTCCGC
Encoded proteins:
- a CDS encoding alpha-D-ribose 1-methylphosphonate 5-triphosphate diphosphatase, with translation MGETVFDNAQIVLRDRVVTGSLVLRDGRIAALSEGPGATGEDIDGDFLLPGLIELHTDFLEGCYLPRPKVKWNPVAAVLSHDAQVAASGITTVFDALRVGDDADSVNIGEDAMVLAGAISDALDADMTRADHLLHIRCELSADNAADEFERMAESPRIRLVSLMDHTPGQRQFTDLDQFRTYYGGKTGWPTEKLDAFITDRQARGARVAPDNRRRIVERARSMGLALASHDDATAGHVAEAVADGVAIAEFPTREEAARASHGHGMKVLMGAPNVVRGGSHSGNIAAAELARLGLLDILSSDYIPYSLLQAAFDLPHHAPEMNLADAVRTVTVNPAEATGLADRGEIAEGLRADLVRIRLVDGLPVVRGVWREGRRVA
- a CDS encoding 2-hydroxychromene-2-carboxylate isomerase, which produces MPRVEFHFDFGSPNAYLAHRVIPAVEQRSGAKFDYVPVLLGGVFKLTGNVSPMESLKGIRNKAEYGQLEMKRFVENHRIAGFRWNEHFPVNTVLIMRGALAAERDGRLADYVEAVFRAMWEDNRKMDDPGTVAAVLDAAGLDGRALVEATQDPAIKQKLIENTEASVERGNFGSPTFFVGDEMFFGKDKLRDVEDEIARQKAG
- a CDS encoding 4-(cytidine 5'-diphospho)-2-C-methyl-D-erythritol kinase; translated protein: MAASSEAIAPAALFEDAPAKLNLFLHVVGRRDDSYHLLESLVAFTDIGDRLSATVRADGALSLTVSGPFGALLTESPENLVLRAARSLRSRLGVSAGAALHLEKNLPVASGIGGGSADAAAALRLLNRLWEGGLKEGDLAGMGLALGADVPVCIASHVALMRGVGEVLEPAALPAPFGVLLVNPLQPVSTPRVFAGFRRTGCFAARAAHDWTVEPDPHRWLHHLAAAGNSLQAPAETLLPEIATILSVLGELPECLLARMSGSGATCFALFPDAPAAASAARDFGARRPDCWVAAGRLRG
- a CDS encoding serine hydrolase domain-containing protein, coding for MKLKMIGMMASVACAAATLVQAAELPRASDPASLGFSGDRLQALDARIAKEIEAGSFPGAIVMVARDGQIAHLGVMGKRTEGGEPMAEDAIFRIYSMTKPITSVAAMILVEEGRLDLSHPVHAYLPEYKEMQVATGKDADGNVTLEPARRAMTIQDLLRHTAGLTYGFFGAGPAREAMSEMNLESAGLNNREIARVIGGLPLEHQPGQVWEYSRATDVLGAVIEVVEGRPLGEVFQDRIFDPLGMEDTMFRVADPADQARLAEARADDMNVGPITMHDPAAERAFESGGGGLHSTVHDYARFAQMLLNGGELDGARILSPETVAFMTADHLGDRIGPGKYYLPGPGYGFGLGFGVRLDRGVSPANGVPGEYYWGGAAGTYYFADPTNDMFLVYMMQSPKNRVKVRAILRNMVYGAMTGNGSAD
- a CDS encoding TIGR00730 family Rossman fold protein, giving the protein MSEIASICIYCGSSSRASEAHLDAAARLGRLIAESGRTIIYGGGRLGLMGRIAQGGLAGGGTVVGIIPEHLYKVEVQNEDVTELLVVDTMHTRKAEMVRRADAFCVLPGGIGTLDELVEILTWRQLELHDKPVVVVNQDGYFEPFRALLAHFIEHRYAGPALLGFVSFVDRVEDVLPLLEASPAERFEEHPEKI
- the rpsA gene encoding 30S ribosomal protein S1, producing the protein MSDVNAGAGTQLPSQDDFAALLDETYGSEDNLEGSVIKGTVLGVENDHVIVDIGLKTEGRIPLREFQNGGRPPEIHAGDSVEVYLERIENGQHEAVISRDKARREEAWAKLAKSFDANERVEGMIIGRVKGGFTVDLSGAVAFLPGSQVDIRPIRDVTPLMNTPQPFQILKMDRRRGNIVVSRRAVLEETRAEARQELIQRLEEGMITDGVVKNITDYGAFVDLGGIDGLLHVTDMSWRRVNHPTEVLNIGETIKVQVIKVNKETQRISLGMKQLQEDPWDGVALKYPVGAKLTGRVTNITDYGAFVELEAGVEGLIHVSEMSWTKKNVHPGKIVSTSQEVTVQVLEVDPEKRRISLGLKQTMDNPWDNFAETHPVGSTVEGEVKNKTEFGLFVGLDGEIDGMVHMSDLSWDASAEQAMNDYNKGDHVRAVVLDVDTEKERISLGIKQLENDPFAGAKSLKRGATVTCSVTRVLDAGLEVETSEGLSGFIRKGDLSRDRSEQRPDRYAVGDKLDANVINVDSKTRRVNLSVKALEVAEEKEAVANYGSSDSGASLGDILGAALKARMEAGKDDEEEDGDK
- a CDS encoding pyridoxamine 5'-phosphate oxidase family protein; the encoded protein is MDRIQTIEQLEAIYGEVPERALVKESPTLIPEYAAFVRRAPFCMLATVGPEGVDVSPRGDPPGFVRVADERTLMLPDRRGNNRVDSLRNIVRDGRASLIFMIPGIGETLRVNGRADLAIDPGLLESFAFEGKTPRCIVRVHVETVYFQCQKALARSGLWDPAAQADRSEVPTAGQMLQALMQDRDFDGDEYDRTYPEHMARTIY
- a CDS encoding mitochondrial fission ELM1 family protein is translated as MAATGDIDCWVLSNGGAGMLNQCIGLAEAMDVAWTDKRVAIRQPWLSLPPGLWLRPFAALGPGSSDLRPPWPDLLIASGRQTVAIAAAIRRASAGRTFTVQIQKPGIPPRHFDLVVTPQHDRLAGANVVATKGGLNRITPARLETEAARFADSVAHLPRPLIAVLVGGSSKAYRMTEASGRDLAAKLRALAEREGAGLLVTASRRTGEANAAVLREALEGLPHLWWEGIGENPYLGWLGLADAFVVTGDSVNMISEACATGKPVMVHGLPGGTPKFDRFHRLFREAGLVRPFEGLLERYAYEPLNETAEVARIVRARMAAR
- the cmk gene encoding (d)CMP kinase — translated: MVIAVDGPTASGKGTLARRLAAHFGFAYLDTGSLYRAAALRLLRAGGDGADTDAAVAAAQGIGPDDLADPALREEATGNMASRVAALQPVRDALFALQRDFAACPPAGLPGAVLDGRDIGTVVCPDARVKLFVTADVAARARRRHLELTGQGQEVAYETVLRDLKDRDARDSARATAPLARADDAVLIDTTKLDIEAAFSAALEACASRMDGS
- a CDS encoding phosphonate degradation HD-domain oxygenase, which codes for MNDIAGEILHLLAARGGRMYGNEAVTQLAHGVQCALLAERDGASPATITAALLHDYGHLLLDDDAEAANQGKDLRHEAIGADELAKWFGPAVTEPVRLHVDAKRFLCATDLEYFAMLSPASVTSLAVQGGPFTGREAEHFVHRPFAQEAVMLRRWDDLAKDPAMRTPPIQHFRRSVEASLED